The following are encoded in a window of Sulfurimonas sp. C5 genomic DNA:
- the argB gene encoding acetylglutamate kinase — MKTKIETVKTLLDALPFIREFRKKIVVIKYGGSAQTSPELKEKFAEDILLMYLVGIKPVIIHGGGKKITDMLAALNIGTEFIEGQRVTTPDVMRIVEMILSGEINKEIVSLLNSHGAKAIGVSGKDAHFIKAKPKNYEKWGLTGNITDVDASVIQNLIAENFIPVIAPIAADDEMGHPGYNINADLCASQVAKAIGANKIIFLTDTAGVLDKDMNLISSLTKADVENLKADGTIHGGMVPKVDACLEAIDGGVHKAHIIDGRLEHSMILELFTSEGVGTQIIEKKEEN, encoded by the coding sequence GTGAAAACTAAAATAGAAACAGTAAAAACACTTCTTGACGCACTTCCGTTTATCAGGGAGTTTCGTAAAAAGATCGTTGTTATAAAATATGGTGGTTCTGCACAAACATCACCGGAATTAAAAGAGAAATTTGCAGAAGATATTTTACTTATGTATTTAGTGGGTATCAAACCTGTAATTATCCACGGCGGTGGTAAAAAAATCACGGATATGCTTGCAGCTTTAAATATCGGTACAGAATTTATTGAAGGGCAGCGTGTAACTACTCCGGATGTTATGCGTATTGTTGAGATGATTTTAAGTGGTGAAATTAATAAAGAGATAGTTTCACTTTTAAACTCTCACGGTGCTAAAGCTATTGGAGTAAGCGGTAAAGATGCTCATTTCATTAAAGCAAAACCGAAAAATTATGAGAAATGGGGACTGACGGGAAATATCACAGATGTTGATGCCTCAGTTATTCAAAATCTTATTGCTGAGAACTTTATCCCTGTAATTGCACCAATTGCTGCTGATGATGAGATGGGTCACCCTGGATATAACATCAATGCAGACCTTTGTGCATCACAAGTTGCTAAAGCAATCGGGGCAAATAAAATTATCTTTTTAACAGACACTGCGGGTGTCTTAGACAAAGATATGAACCTAATATCTAGCTTAACAAAAGCGGATGTTGAAAATTTAAAAGCAGATGGTACGATACATGGTGGTATGGTTCCAAAAGTTGATGCTTGTTTAGAAGCTATAGACGGTGGTGTACACAAAGCACACATTATTGACGGAAGGTTAGAGCACTCTATGATTTTAGAGTTGTTTACTTCAGAGGGTGTAGGTACACAAATTATTGAAAAAAAGGAAGAAAACTAA
- a CDS encoding tetraacyldisaccharide 4'-kinase, with translation MKKSFVFWVEEYLYNPKFFQKILSFLLYPLSLLYCFIMWIRFKYTTPEDFGIEIISVGNLVVGGSGKTPFVTALAHNQKNIAVVLRGYGRKSKGLVIVKDKENILVDVEQSGDEAMIYAKKLPNAVVIVSEDRKVAINKAKEMGIEKIFLDDAYSKHDIKKLDILLDVPTKNNFCLPSGPYRERLWKGKFAMVLQEDKDFKRVTTLKDETSKMSLVTAIARPQRLDSYLPEVVAKHYFEDHHNFTKEELEAILRKDKSESLLVTFKDFVKIEKFGLPLSLLDLELELKYGKISEL, from the coding sequence TTGAAAAAATCTTTCGTATTTTGGGTTGAAGAGTATCTCTACAACCCGAAGTTTTTCCAAAAAATTCTCTCTTTTTTACTTTATCCTTTATCACTTTTATATTGTTTTATTATGTGGATTCGCTTTAAATATACGACGCCTGAAGACTTTGGTATAGAGATTATCAGTGTCGGAAATTTAGTTGTTGGTGGAAGTGGTAAAACTCCTTTTGTAACAGCTCTTGCTCATAATCAAAAAAATATTGCAGTGGTTTTACGCGGCTACGGAAGAAAATCCAAAGGTTTGGTAATTGTAAAAGATAAAGAGAATATTTTGGTAGATGTGGAACAAAGCGGTGACGAAGCTATGATCTATGCCAAAAAACTTCCAAATGCGGTCGTAATTGTAAGTGAAGATCGTAAAGTTGCAATAAATAAGGCAAAAGAGATGGGTATTGAGAAAATATTTCTCGATGATGCTTATTCAAAACATGATATTAAAAAGCTTGATATTTTACTTGATGTCCCTACTAAAAACAATTTTTGTCTACCAAGTGGTCCTTACAGAGAAAGACTTTGGAAAGGTAAGTTTGCCATGGTATTACAAGAGGATAAAGACTTCAAAAGGGTAACAACACTAAAAGATGAAACATCTAAGATGTCTTTAGTAACGGCAATTGCCAGACCGCAAAGGCTTGATTCTTATTTGCCTGAGGTTGTTGCAAAGCATTATTTTGAGGATCATCATAACTTTACAAAAGAGGAACTTGAAGCAATTTTACGCAAGGATAAAAGTGAAAGTTTATTGGTAACTTTTAAAGATTTTGTGAAAATTGAAAAGTTTGGTTTGCCTTTGTCGTTATTAGACTTGGAGTTGGAACTAAAATACGGTAAAATTTCAGAATTATAA
- a CDS encoding polyprenyl synthetase family protein → MQRVEEQIKRLIDEINYEEVSRLFATLSGGKRLRAKLILKIAKDHEDAPLLAAIVELIHAASLLHDDVIDEAMTRRGKASVNATDGSKTAVMLGDILYSKAFTELVVFDKLVAQTIAASVTALSKGEMMDVKMAESFNSDEHLYLDMLYLKTATLIEAAAKASALLAGKNAASHALYGKNLGLSFQIIDDILDITSDAATLGKPAMNDFVEGKCTLPYIYLYHAMDEQDKHRLVSLHTKELSSEDAEWIKANMKHYQTIEKSFALAQKLSNEAQEAMKDDEELVAILETMIKRSY, encoded by the coding sequence ATGCAAAGAGTAGAAGAGCAGATCAAAAGACTGATTGATGAGATAAATTATGAAGAAGTAAGCCGTTTATTTGCAACGTTAAGCGGCGGTAAAAGACTTCGTGCTAAATTGATTTTAAAAATTGCCAAAGATCATGAAGATGCTCCGCTTTTAGCTGCAATTGTAGAACTGATTCATGCCGCATCTCTGTTACACGATGATGTAATTGATGAAGCGATGACTCGTCGCGGTAAAGCATCTGTAAATGCAACAGACGGTAGTAAAACAGCTGTAATGCTTGGAGATATTCTTTACTCTAAAGCGTTTACGGAATTAGTAGTGTTTGATAAACTTGTTGCGCAAACTATTGCTGCTTCGGTAACAGCCCTCTCCAAAGGTGAGATGATGGATGTTAAGATGGCAGAATCATTTAACTCTGATGAGCATCTTTATCTTGACATGCTTTATCTGAAAACGGCTACTTTGATCGAAGCAGCGGCTAAAGCAAGTGCACTGCTAGCTGGAAAAAATGCAGCTTCACATGCCCTATATGGTAAAAATCTTGGTCTTTCATTCCAGATTATTGATGATATTTTAGATATTACTTCTGATGCAGCGACACTCGGTAAACCTGCTATGAATGATTTTGTAGAGGGTAAATGTACATTGCCGTATATCTATTTGTATCATGCTATGGATGAACAAGACAAACACCGTCTTGTATCTCTTCATACCAAAGAGCTCTCAAGCGAAGATGCAGAGTGGATTAAAGCAAATATGAAACATTATCAAACAATTGAAAAATCGTTTGCACTTGCACAAAAACTATCAAACGAAGCTCAAGAAGCAATGAAAGATGATGAAGAATTAGTTGCAATTTTAGAAACTATGATAAAGAGAAGTTATTAA
- a CDS encoding DUF2018 family protein, which translates to MNYEALFEDEESVFNGSPKSKFLDVVFTANNDVVRYDLELLIQKMAAMELLLEKHLGHDDIEGAIKQFEFENGGDCDIKAKSLYIELTGSIVSKSE; encoded by the coding sequence ATGAATTATGAAGCATTATTTGAAGATGAAGAGAGTGTATTTAACGGTTCTCCAAAATCAAAATTTCTAGATGTTGTATTTACTGCAAACAACGATGTTGTAAGATACGACCTTGAACTGCTTATTCAAAAAATGGCAGCTATGGAGTTATTGTTAGAGAAACATCTTGGACATGATGATATCGAAGGTGCAATCAAGCAGTTTGAATTTGAAAACGGTGGAGATTGTGACATCAAAGCAAAATCTTTATATATCGAGTTAACAGGTTCTATCGTTTCAAAAAGCGAATAA